AACAAAGCCAAGCAGGCTGAAGCAAGACAAAACATTGGTGCAATGAACCGCTCTCAGCAAGCCTTTTACCTGGAGAAACAGTTATTTGCCACAAATATGGCTGATCTGGGTGTTGGGATTAAGAGCCAAACCGAAAACTTTATCTACTCGATCCCGGCAGCCCAAGCTACATCTAGTTCTGTTCAAAATCAGGCCTATGCAGCAGGTAAGGCCAACCTAAAAGCCTATACAGGCGTTGTGTATACGACAATAACAGCTGCAGGCGGTGGCGGAACAACTGAGGCTCTGACGCAAGCGCTGCTGTGTGAGTCTAATGGACCACAAGTGGCTCCATACACCGCTCCAACTCCAGCGGGAGGTTGCGTCGGCGGCAAAGACTTAGGTAAGTAATTGTCGAATTTTCCTAATCAAGGTTGGTGCCATTACAAGCATAGCCTGTGGTTGCAAAGGGTAGCGTAAATTTACGCTACCCTTTATATTTATACCCTCAGACTCAGTGAAGTTAGTATATAAAGTTTTTATCTATGACCTTTGCCGCATCCTCCAATACAGAGCTGTTAACCCGGCAGCAGCAAATCCAGCAATGTCTCATTGAAGGAAATTACAATCAGGCTGCTAGCTTTTGCGAGCAGGCAATTGAGGCTGAACCTGAGGTCAAATCCCATTACTGGAATTTGGGGTTAATGTTGCTTTTGCAAGGCAAAGAAGATGAGGCTAGTACCACTTGGCTGTTGGGAATGGTAGAGGGTGACCCAAACCAAGTCGATCAGTGGACGGCGGAACTGATGCAGGTGCTGCAAGCGGAAGCAGAACGGCGGGAAAAACTAGAAGATTATTCCATAGCATGGCTGATGCGAGGACATATTCGAGAAAT
The Microcoleus sp. FACHB-672 DNA segment above includes these coding regions:
- a CDS encoding type IV pilin-like G/H family protein; protein product: MKTEFKAKFLQHLNQKKQNEGFTLIELLVVVIIIGILAAIALPSLLSQTNKAKQAEARQNIGAMNRSQQAFYLEKQLFATNMADLGVGIKSQTENFIYSIPAAQATSSSVQNQAYAAGKANLKAYTGVVYTTITAAGGGGTTEALTQALLCESNGPQVAPYTAPTPAGGCVGGKDLGK